One stretch of Lachnospiraceae bacterium oral taxon 096 DNA includes these proteins:
- the rsmG gene encoding 16S rRNA (guanine(527)-N(7))-methyltransferase RsmG: MTEEFRQELEEGLATIQLALSEEQMEKLYQFYIDLIETNKVMNLTAITQRREVIYKHFIDSLAIYSFCPEIFQGGRVIDVGTGAGFPGIPLAIAFPNTKFVLLDSLNKRIQFIHSVSQKLELKNLVAEHGRAEDFAKNPDYREQFDYCVSRAVANLSTLSEYCLPFVKVGGYFIPYKSGDIKSEVDSAKFALKLLGGKLKEIHPFILAGEEAGRSFVVIKKCENTAKKYPRKAGMPAKEPLGK, from the coding sequence ATGACAGAGGAGTTTAGACAGGAGTTGGAGGAGGGGCTGGCCACAATTCAATTGGCATTGAGTGAGGAACAGATGGAAAAGCTCTATCAATTTTACATTGACCTAATAGAAACCAATAAGGTGATGAATCTCACAGCCATCACGCAGAGAAGAGAAGTGATCTATAAGCATTTTATTGATAGCTTGGCCATTTATTCCTTTTGCCCAGAAATTTTTCAAGGTGGACGAGTGATCGATGTGGGCACAGGAGCTGGATTTCCTGGAATTCCACTGGCAATTGCATTTCCAAATACAAAATTTGTATTGTTGGATAGCCTCAACAAGAGAATCCAATTTATTCACAGTGTGAGTCAAAAATTGGAACTTAAAAATTTGGTGGCTGAACATGGAAGAGCAGAGGACTTTGCAAAAAATCCAGATTATCGAGAGCAATTTGACTATTGTGTGTCGAGAGCAGTTGCTAATCTTTCTACACTTTCGGAATATTGTCTACCCTTTGTAAAAGTTGGAGGATACTTTATTCCCTATAAATCAGGAGACATTAAAAGTGAAGTGGACAGTGCCAAGTTTGCACTCAAACTTTTAGGGGGAAAATTAAAGGAGATTCATCCCTTTATACTTGCAGGTGAAGAGGCAGGGCGATCCTTTGTCGTCATCAAAAAGTGCGAGAACACTGCGAAGAAATACCCAAGAAAGGCGGGGATGCCCGCCAAAGAACCTCTAGGTAAATAA
- a CDS encoding alpha/beta fold hydrolase, whose protein sequence is MKARHKLLPLFTLATTSFIGTCAINTFIKVRAHSKHLMHSDTSLYYKWRLGKIHYTKTGQGSPLLLLHDLCPTSSGYEWDRVLSSLSKKFTVYVPDLIGFGRSEKPDITYTNPLFMQLISDFIQSEIGRRTHVVTTGETACAVITACKNNPDLFANLVFISPKSPEEEMKIPGKRAKSYKFILQLPMLGNLLYNIAYSKKNIDREVEENFYHPYAVPALLKDIYYESAHRGDFPRSVHSSIICNYTKFNIKPALACIDHNIVLIAGENDSDGVSAIASMVQINPSIESAILPKCKRLPQLELPRELLQLLNIYL, encoded by the coding sequence ATGAAAGCAAGACATAAACTTCTCCCCCTTTTCACTTTGGCCACCACTTCCTTTATTGGAACTTGTGCCATCAATACATTCATTAAAGTTCGGGCACATTCAAAACATCTCATGCATTCGGACACTTCGCTCTACTACAAGTGGAGGCTTGGCAAGATTCATTATACAAAGACAGGACAGGGAAGTCCCCTACTTCTTCTGCATGACCTCTGCCCTACTTCCTCTGGCTACGAATGGGATCGTGTTCTTTCTTCACTGTCCAAAAAATTTACTGTCTATGTCCCTGACCTCATTGGCTTTGGCCGATCAGAAAAACCAGATATAACCTACACGAATCCACTGTTTATGCAATTGATCAGTGACTTTATTCAATCAGAAATTGGAAGGCGCACTCATGTTGTGACCACAGGAGAAACAGCTTGTGCTGTAATTACAGCCTGTAAGAATAATCCTGATCTCTTTGCCAACTTGGTTTTTATCTCTCCAAAAAGTCCCGAAGAGGAGATGAAGATTCCTGGAAAGCGGGCAAAGAGCTACAAGTTTATACTCCAACTTCCCATGCTCGGAAATCTCCTCTACAACATTGCCTACTCGAAAAAAAATATTGATCGCGAAGTGGAAGAGAATTTTTATCATCCCTATGCTGTCCCCGCGCTCCTAAAAGACATCTACTACGAGAGTGCTCATCGTGGCGACTTCCCTCGAAGTGTCCACTCAAGCATTATTTGCAACTACACAAAGTTCAACATCAAACCGGCCCTAGCCTGCATCGACCACAATATTGTTCTTATTGCTGGTGAAAATGATTCTGATGGCGTTTCGGCCATCGCATCAATGGTCCAAATTAATCCCTCCATTGAGTCAGCTATTCTTCCAAAATGCAAGCGACTCCCACAGCTAGAATTGCCAAGGGAGTTGCTTCAACTTCTCAATATTTACTTGTAA
- a CDS encoding ParA family protein: MGKIIAIANQKGGVGKTTTAINLAAALAEAGKKVLAIDFDPQGNMSSGLGIEKNKVRQSIYELLMGLARYEEVLVTTETENLYLLPANVNLSGAEIELLDVEDREKALKQKIDPKKNDFDFMIIDCPPSLSLLTINALTAADSVLIPIQCEYYALEGVNQMIKTIQLLRQKLNKNLVIEGVAFTMYDGRNRLSQQVVESVSEALSERIFKTLIPRNVRLAEAPSYGMSVLSYDKRSSGAQSYRKLAAEILEG, from the coding sequence ATGGGAAAAATTATTGCAATTGCAAATCAAAAGGGTGGCGTTGGAAAGACAACAACAGCAATCAATTTGGCAGCCGCACTCGCAGAGGCGGGGAAAAAAGTGCTGGCGATTGATTTTGATCCGCAGGGAAATATGTCCAGTGGTCTGGGAATTGAAAAAAATAAAGTGAGACAAAGCATATATGAGCTCTTGATGGGCTTGGCTAGATATGAAGAAGTCTTGGTTACAACAGAAACAGAGAATCTCTATTTATTGCCAGCTAATGTCAACCTGTCTGGTGCAGAAATTGAATTGCTTGATGTAGAGGATAGAGAAAAGGCATTGAAGCAAAAAATCGATCCCAAAAAGAATGATTTTGATTTTATGATTATTGACTGTCCACCGTCATTGAGTCTTTTGACAATTAATGCATTGACAGCAGCAGATAGCGTGTTGATTCCCATTCAATGCGAGTACTATGCACTTGAAGGAGTCAATCAAATGATAAAGACCATTCAATTATTGCGTCAAAAGCTCAATAAGAATTTAGTAATTGAAGGTGTTGCATTTACAATGTATGATGGAAGAAATCGATTGTCACAGCAGGTGGTGGAGAGTGTGAGTGAGGCCTTGTCCGAAAGAATATTTAAGACATTAATTCCAAGAAATGTCCGTTTGGCTGAGGCACCAAGCTATGGTATGTC